A stretch of Mucilaginibacter terrae DNA encodes these proteins:
- a CDS encoding TerB family tellurite resistance protein produces the protein MKEHIIGLTTTVLLFISISFSKTANAQGQEMQQLLLNIEKLTQLKSILADMKTGYQIYEQGYGTVSSLAKGNFSLHSVYLNGLLQVSPVVRNYGRVAEIVSQQASLLNEYKAAFTKFKKSGSFNAKELDYMGTVYSRLVKQSLNDLSELANILTATKLRMSDDERIKAIDRIYTGSTDKLQFLRYFNRQGIMLSLQRTREKGEIQTVKQLYGINN, from the coding sequence ATGAAAGAACACATCATAGGATTAACCACTACGGTTTTGCTCTTTATTTCAATCAGCTTTTCCAAAACGGCTAATGCGCAGGGCCAGGAAATGCAGCAATTATTATTGAATATCGAGAAGCTGACCCAGCTGAAAAGTATTCTTGCCGATATGAAGACCGGCTATCAGATCTACGAGCAAGGGTATGGTACCGTATCTTCCTTAGCTAAAGGGAATTTTAGCTTGCATAGCGTCTACCTCAATGGCCTTTTACAGGTAAGTCCGGTGGTTCGGAACTATGGCCGGGTTGCAGAAATAGTAAGCCAGCAAGCCAGTTTACTAAATGAATATAAGGCGGCCTTTACTAAATTTAAGAAAAGCGGGAGTTTCAATGCGAAAGAACTGGATTACATGGGCACCGTTTACTCCCGCTTAGTTAAACAAAGCCTTAATGATCTAAGTGAACTGGCCAACATCCTCACGGCGACCAAGCTTCGGATGAGCGACGATGAACGGATCAAAGCCATCGACCGTATCTACACCGGCAGCACCGATAAGCTGCAATTTCTTCGGTATTTCAACCGGCAGGGCATCATGCTTAGCTTGCAACGGACGAGAGAAAAGGGCGAAATCCAAACGGTAAAACAACTTTACGGGATAAACAACTAA
- the traJ gene encoding conjugative transposon protein TraJ, whose protein sequence is MKRKHLIAAMIAVTAIALPGLSKAEGLSGDIQGLQGTLNQVYNDMLPMCSQLVGVGRAIAGFGALGYIGSRVWRQIASAEPIDFYPLLRPFGLGLAILLFPTVIAVVNGIMQPTVNATGGMVKNSDAAIAALLKAKQEAVEKTNTWQMYVGTDGDGDRDKWYKYTHPDDKTGDGEGMLSSIGNDVKFAMAKASYNFRNTVKQWMSEVLQVLFEAAALCINTIRTFYLIILAILGPIVFGLAVFDGFQHTLTVWLAKYINVFLWLPVSNIFGAIIGKVQENMLKLDISQVQTAGDTFFSSTDTAYLIFLIIGIIGYFTVPSVANYIVNAGGGNGLLQKVNSMVTMASNTSMQAGSAVGSRMASGALNLVNAPGNFMKGWNSAGQSASPKANDLQAQRIAGKQES, encoded by the coding sequence ATGAAAAGGAAACATTTGATAGCCGCGATGATCGCGGTTACCGCTATTGCTTTGCCCGGACTTTCCAAAGCCGAGGGCTTGTCAGGCGACATACAGGGGTTACAAGGCACGCTCAATCAGGTTTACAACGACATGCTGCCTATGTGCAGCCAGCTGGTCGGTGTTGGCAGGGCTATCGCCGGGTTTGGTGCCTTAGGGTATATCGGCAGCCGTGTTTGGCGGCAGATCGCCAGTGCCGAGCCTATCGACTTTTACCCGCTCTTAAGACCTTTCGGATTGGGTTTAGCCATTCTGTTATTTCCAACGGTGATCGCCGTGGTGAACGGGATCATGCAGCCTACAGTAAATGCCACAGGCGGAATGGTCAAAAACTCAGATGCTGCTATCGCAGCGCTGTTAAAAGCCAAACAGGAAGCAGTGGAAAAAACGAATACATGGCAGATGTACGTGGGTACTGATGGTGATGGAGACAGGGATAAGTGGTATAAATACACACATCCCGATGATAAAACAGGAGACGGCGAAGGTATGCTTTCCAGTATCGGTAATGATGTAAAATTCGCGATGGCCAAAGCATCCTATAACTTTCGCAATACTGTAAAGCAATGGATGAGCGAAGTTTTGCAGGTCCTTTTTGAAGCAGCTGCCCTTTGTATCAACACTATCCGAACGTTTTACCTGATCATACTGGCCATTTTAGGCCCGATAGTTTTTGGCCTTGCTGTCTTTGATGGTTTCCAGCATACGTTGACAGTTTGGCTGGCCAAATACATCAATGTATTCTTATGGCTACCAGTGTCTAACATCTTCGGGGCTATCATCGGAAAAGTACAGGAAAACATGCTTAAGCTGGACATTTCCCAGGTACAAACCGCTGGTGATACTTTCTTTAGTTCGACTGACACTGCCTATCTCATCTTCCTGATCATCGGTATTATCGGCTATTTCACCGTGCCCAGCGTAGCCAATTATATTGTAAATGCAGGTGGCGGCAACGGCTTATTGCAAAAGGTCAATTCGATGGTCACCATGGCATCCAATACGTCTATGCAGGCTGGATCCGCGGTGGGTAGCCGGATGGCAAGCGGGGCACTCAACCTCGTTAATGCGCCGGGTAACTTTATGAAGGGCTGGAATAGTGCCGGGCAAAGTGCATCACCTAAGGCAAATGACCTCCAGGCACAACGCATCGCTGGTAAACAAGAATCATAA
- the traM gene encoding conjugative transposon protein TraM, translating to MEATAKGGQLPLHTPDFIKERKFMVMIPVLIVPFLLMAFWALGGGRHHDGTNVNNLANGLNTTLPQAQFKDEKEKDKMGIYQTAKKDSVELNADGISPAFTQALGFDGTNPASKDSSIKFNTNVTSEATANSAEANEVQIKAKLAQITSQIDQPEQTRYSGGGSQTQESNADVKRLSKMMKSMNSAGAEADPEMKQLSKMLTQIQNIQNPENATEKKSVRKTEKPFKAIAATIDGKQKVRDGGAVRLKLTDSVTLKGQHFPIGQEVYGTAQVTNQRLVIRISNIRLDQQIVPVDLIVYSLDGMPGIPAPEAELSAEVGSNANTALQNMQILSMDQSIASQAAAGGVNAAKGLFSKKIRKIKVKLDDQYPVLLKINK from the coding sequence ATGGAAGCAACAGCTAAAGGCGGTCAACTGCCGCTGCATACACCGGATTTTATAAAAGAACGCAAGTTCATGGTGATGATACCTGTACTTATCGTTCCCTTTCTCCTTATGGCGTTTTGGGCCTTAGGTGGTGGCCGTCACCACGATGGTACCAACGTAAATAACCTGGCAAACGGGTTAAATACTACCTTACCACAGGCACAGTTCAAAGACGAGAAAGAAAAGGATAAGATGGGTATCTATCAAACCGCTAAAAAGGATTCGGTGGAATTGAATGCCGATGGCATAAGTCCCGCCTTTACCCAAGCTTTAGGATTTGATGGCACAAACCCGGCCTCGAAGGATTCTTCCATAAAGTTTAACACCAACGTAACATCGGAAGCAACTGCAAACAGTGCCGAAGCCAATGAAGTGCAGATCAAAGCAAAGCTCGCACAGATCACTAGCCAGATCGATCAGCCGGAACAAACACGTTATTCAGGTGGTGGTTCACAGACTCAGGAGAGTAATGCAGATGTTAAACGGCTGTCGAAGATGATGAAAAGCATGAACAGCGCGGGTGCAGAGGCTGATCCTGAAATGAAACAGTTGAGCAAAATGCTGACGCAGATACAAAATATTCAAAACCCCGAAAATGCTACGGAAAAGAAAAGCGTCAGGAAGACAGAAAAGCCTTTTAAAGCAATTGCCGCGACTATCGATGGCAAACAAAAAGTGCGTGACGGCGGTGCCGTCCGGTTAAAACTGACTGATAGCGTAACGCTGAAAGGGCAACATTTCCCAATCGGGCAAGAGGTCTACGGGACCGCACAGGTTACCAATCAAAGGTTAGTTATCCGTATCAGCAATATTCGTTTAGACCAGCAAATTGTACCTGTAGATCTGATCGTGTATAGCCTGGATGGCATGCCCGGCATACCCGCGCCTGAAGCGGAACTAAGTGCCGAGGTTGGTTCCAATGCCAATACGGCGTTGCAAAACATGCAGATCCTGAGTATGGATCAATCTATAGCTTCCCAGGCGGCAGCCGGTGGCGTTAATGCCGCAAAAGGCTTGTTCAGCAAAAAGATCAGGAAGATCAAGGTAAAATTAGATGATCAGTATCCCGTACTGCTTAAGATCAACAAGTAA
- the traK gene encoding conjugative transposon protein TraK — translation MFTHLKNIETAFKHVKIFTYLLIAACMVISCFAMYKSYQAADMAGRHIYILANGKALEAFAADRKDNIPVEAKDHISMFHHYFFTLDPDEKVINANISKALYLADESAKNQYNDLKEKSYYNNLISGNISQQVIVDSVRLDINQYPYYFKCYATQKLIRSTSTVNRSLITQGYLRNVTRSDNNPHGFLIQHWETIANKDTTIQRP, via the coding sequence ATGTTCACACATCTCAAAAACATCGAAACGGCTTTTAAACACGTCAAAATATTTACCTACCTGCTGATCGCAGCGTGTATGGTGATCTCTTGTTTTGCCATGTACAAGAGCTATCAGGCAGCCGATATGGCTGGCCGGCATATCTATATTCTCGCTAATGGAAAAGCGTTGGAAGCATTTGCTGCGGACCGAAAAGATAACATCCCGGTGGAGGCTAAAGATCACATCTCTATGTTTCATCATTACTTCTTTACACTCGACCCGGATGAAAAAGTGATCAACGCCAACATCAGTAAAGCGCTTTACCTGGCTGATGAAAGCGCCAAGAATCAGTATAATGACTTAAAGGAAAAGAGTTACTATAACAACTTGATCTCCGGTAATATTTCTCAGCAGGTCATTGTCGATAGCGTTCGACTGGACATCAACCAATACCCTTACTATTTCAAATGTTATGCGACCCAAAAACTGATCCGGTCCACATCTACGGTAAACCGGAGTTTGATCACCCAGGGCTATTTAAGGAACGTTACCCGTTCCGATAACAATCCGCACGGTTTCCTGATCCAGCATTGGGAAACGATAGCTAACAAGGACACGACCATTCAACGACCATAG